tagaAACTCATAAATCAATGCTTGATATGTGGCCATCAACATTCAATAACTTTGCTTTATGTTTAGTACATGTAACTAACTTCATCAAATCTACATTTTCACCAAAATAAGAATCAAGCTTCAgataaaattatgcatataagtATTAAATTTCTAAGTAGTATTTTTGGTgggtttgttttctcttttgggCTTATTATGTTGTATGGTGAGGGATGACATAACTAGAACATGATCTTTGTTATTTTGCAAATACAAGTGATGTTATAATCTCCATTTTCTCCACAATGATAGAAATAAATAGATGTGATCTAACTTATTaactagaaagaaaaaaagagccAAAACAAGTATATGATTAGTTCGTTTCTCTATGGCTTATTCCAAAAAATTTCAGGGTGTGGAATTTAAAGTTCTTCCACGTCAAACCTTGTAAATTATCAGGACTTAAAATTCTACGAGCCAGtcataaattttattatctCTCAAGTTCGTGTAGACTCCTAGAACTGGAGATTAAAGCATCCATTGGAGATTAACATATCTCTAAtactgtttaatttattttttgtatacctatataaaacattaagcTACCAAGACCAAGGGTGTATGAATTAAAGAAAGAAGACAATTAAAGGGTGTAGAATAGTTTAGTTAACTTCTCGTGGGCTATACAACTTCgttcgaaccaaaccaaaatctagGCCCAGAATTTACGAACCCAAGTATAATCTGTTCTGCATCGGTTGGACTGGATTGACTCATTTCCAGTTCCAAAAGCACTCTTTGGTGTAAACATGATGTTTGCAGTTTTGGTAAGAGATAGAAAAGTAATATTTTACATCAGAAATGGAATACGTTGATCATTATAGTTTGATATACATTGTCTAACTATTTGTGATTGAACGAATATCAAAGATGATGATATAGCTGTTGAATATTCTCGAAAGAAAAAATATGTGCAGAGACAATCAGTTAAAGAACAGAATCCATTAGTTTTAGAATTAGAGGCCCTTGTCGCGTCAAGAATATGTGCAAGAAGCTAAAACATTGTCcattttacttatttatataaattattgatattttgCGATCAGGTATAAACGCAATTGAATATAGACAGACAATAGCAAACTATGGTTAGGCTAAATAGCTGCTTAGAAGTGGAGTTTGTTGGCCAAACAGTAGATTAGACACAATAGCAGCTGCTTATAGGTAGAGGTTAGGCTAATAGCTTCTTAAATGAACAAGAACAGTGAAAGACTGGTTCAGTTTCTGAAACTGAACTCTTTTCGATTGACATAAAATATGCTCTAAGCACTAGAGGCCGTTATCGACTGGAAGATAGTCAAATTGCGTTACAGTGATAATTATTCTTTCACAGAAGACAACCTCATTATACTGTCTAAAGATGCATGTTCAGCCGAATGATTAACTTGTTGGATGTTggaattatgttatttttaggaCAGAACCTTATGACACCATCGACTTAACAACATCTCTTCAAACGCAAACAACAGCTTCCTGATTCTTTCGAACTACATACCAGTAACAATTGCTCAAAGCTGAAACCTTTATGATcgcaaacacaaataaaaagaaCAGTTTTCGAAACATAAGTGATAAGCTTTCTAGAGTTGTCTCCCAGCAGCATCAGCGACAAGAGGGATATAAGGAGTCTTCCCGACCAAACAGCTCACAACTCCATAGACAAAACACATGAAGCTAAACACAAACACACCCGTGTGTCCCCACATCATGGCCTTCATCCCAAACCCACCTCCATGACCCGGATCCAGTATCCTCGTCAGCAACACCGGAACCGCCAACAGCACATCGAGCGTCACCGCCTGCATCGCGTTGAACCTAACGTACCTGCTGAAACTCGTGTTCCTCACCACACCCAAGTACAGCCCAAAGAAGGCCACGAAGCTCGCGCCCGGGACCGACCTGTAGAGGTTGAGTAGCGGGAAGATGGGCTCCACGAGGAGGCCTAGCCTCGGGTACTGCGCGAAGAGGAAGCGCCCGTATTGGAGCGAGTTGAAGAACGGCAAGGCGTAGGATGCGATTGAGATCACGCGCTCGGTTGCTGGTGTTGGGGTGTAGGATGCGCGCGTGGTTGAGGTGGAGAGGCGTCTGGTTGAGGGGCGGAGTGAGATGGTGGATGTAGGGAAGGAGAGGGAGAGTGGTCTTGCTCTAGGAGCCGCcgagggttttagggtttggtgGATAGATAAGCACAGTGACGCCATTTGAgaaaaatctctttttttttttttttttgagagagagagagaggcgaaacgatgaagagatgaagctttTAGCTGAATCGAACCGACCAAACTGAGGTCGAACCGGTGTATTCTTAAACCAACGACCGAAATTGAATGTTCTAATGGAAATGGTCTGCTTAACTGATATCTATTCGGatagaagaatatatttttggattttcacATTTTGATTAATGTTCAAGATATAGCTAGATATTAATTAGACTATTTTATAGCAGATTATTAGTTAATAGAAcgctttgaccaaaaaaaacgCTTAGACAAATCTTTTAAATGATTagattaacttttaaaaaatatatttaaaaaaaaaaagatttaccgTCCAAACCGATgatagattttaaataataatttaaatttagataaattttacattttgtttaaatatttattttagatataaaatatttttttctttaattattttacggatatataaaaaataaagtaaattgatattttaaatatcttgtatagctttaaaaaacatttcaaacattaatttgagttttatgtttatcttttaatattattaatttcagcttttagattttggatttaGATTGAATAcagataataaaaaatattcaaatacctTCTTATAAAATTCTTGTTCAACTAAAATAACTCTGATTTGGAAATAAATTAAGGTTTggttgaaaataaataaattaaggtTTATTGGTTCAAGTTTGGTTCAGATCTCGGTTTAGTTACAAACATTCCTTCCTAATAAGTACATTAGGAAAGAGTTTAATTCTCTTCATCACCAATTATaactagagaagaagaagacgacgaagaCTTTGAAGAAACTCTGCCTCCTTCTCCATTTCTCCCAAACTCTCTCAAATGGGTTGCGGTGGAACTCTGTTCTACCCACTTCTCATCACCCTCTCCGTCGCTCTAATCACATACAACATCCTCATCTCCTCCAACGCTCCTCTCAAACAAGGCTTCCCCTCTTCCTCCTCCTACGACGACCCAGTCATCCAATTGCCACGCGGCGGATCCAGAATCCGCGCCAACGACGAAAAGAATCGAAGACTCTTCCACACGGCCGTAACAGCCTCTGACTCTGTCTACAACACATGGCAATGCAGAGTCATGTACTACTGGTTCAAAAAGGCTAAAGCTTCCGCTGGACCCGGATCCGAAATGGGCGGGTTTACCCGGATCTTGCATAACGGTAAACCCGACAAGTATATGGATGAGATTCCCACTTTCGTTGCTCAGCCTCTGCCTTCTGGGATGGATCAGGtaaatcaaaatttgattttttttttttttgttttttttggttcggACATTGATTTGAGGTGTTGTTCGGACAGGGTTATGTAGTTTTAAACAGACCATGGGCGTTTGTACAATGGCTTCAACAAGCAGACATTAAAGAAGAGTAAGATGATCCCTTTTCGCTTTcacacttgttttttttttttggcaataaaagtactgatttttttttttaatgtaatgcAGTTATGTTCTGATGTCTGAGCCTGATCATGTCATTGTGAAACCTATACCGAACCTAGCTAAAGATGGGTTTGGAGCTGCGTTTCCTTTCTTTTACATCGAACCGAAGAAGTACGAGAAGGTGTTGAGGAAGTATTATCCGGAAGAGAGAGGACCTGTGACCAACATTGATCCCATAGGAAACTCTCCTGTCATTCTCGGaaaggtttgtttttttttttttttgttgtgtccTGAAGATTTTGGGATCAGGTTTTCAAAAGGGTGTCTATTTATGGTTTTGAAGGAAGCTTTGAAGAAGATTGCTCCTACTTGGATGAATGTTTCTTTGGCTATGAAGAAGGATCCTGAAGCTGATAAGGCTTTTGGATGGGTTCTTGAAATGTACATATCTTTTGAATAgaaaaacgattttttttttgtttagagtTGTTGTTTTGGATATTGACTATAACTTTTGATATATAGGTATGCTTATGCGGTTTCATCTGCGTTGCATGGTGTTAGCAATGTTCTACACAAAGACTTCATGATTCAGGTAATCGTATTACACATTTTTGAGTTTTAGGATAGTGGAATAATTATGGAATGGACCtcataaattttatgtattgttgcttGTTGATGTTTATTTTGATGCATTAACTAAAGAGACTTTGGTTTGGTTGTAATAATAAAATCAGCCTCCGTGGGATAAAGAGGTTGGTGACAAGTACATCATACACTACACTTATGGATGTGACTATGATATGAAGGTAAAGATTTCAAATTCTGATTTGTCATTTCGAATTTTCTTCAAGGTGGATTGTAATTGATATAGAGAATGATTGTTGTGATTTTCAGGGACACTTAACCTATGGGAAGAAAGGGGAATGGAGATTCGACAAAAGATCATATATTAAGTCACCGCCACCAAAGAACCTTACAATGCCACCACCTGGTGTTCCACAGAGTGTggtatgtttacatataatgCCTTACATTttctgaaaacatatatatatatatatatatatatatgattatccTGTAACACCTGTACATATGATTACAAGACACAGCTTCCAAgttttctttgtatttattaTTGGCAGGTAACATTAGTGAAGATGGTGAACGAAGCCACTGCAAACCTTCCAGACTGGGGGATCATAGAGAGATAGAAacagtttaacttttttttttgggtcttaATCTATCTAATTTACGTTGTCGGTGtagtttgtaaaatatatagCTTTTCAAACAAACCGTTGTATGGCATTTTACATCTTAATTCTCTGTGGTCTCTAACTAGGTTTGAATGTCATCGAGCATCCAAGATGATACTGACATTACACTAGCCAAACACCAGCCATTATATGCATACTACGAAACAACCTATTGAAAATAACTGAACTTTTTAAGTTAAAGATAGTAATGGATCACAAGTAAGCGAGACCAAACCATGCCACTATCCAAAACCTCAATCCAAGCCGGTGGCTGCATCCAAGTCTGATCTTGATTCCCTTACTCATATATTGGCTTGAGAATATATTTAAACAGAAAGTTGCCATAATGCAATCTCTGTTATGACGTCAGTATGTCATAAACATTATGAATAATGGAGGTGATTAGTGTCTTTGTTATAGCTAATAAGACTTGACAACATGGACAGCCTTATCTTTAATGGTGAGACTTGGTTGGTTTATTCAACAAATCTCAACCCAACTTTTGTCCTTTAACCCAACGGCTAATCATCACTTGCCATGCCAGGCTGCCAACCCTTTCATCTTTGTCTTCACcactttttgttttgtctttacTTATTATCActctaattagtttttttttttcactataATGGTGGTGATTAGTTAATTACTTAATTATCATTAACTATTAGTTGCTCTAACCCCTCTTTGTTAGctacaaaatatgaaaatatatatattgaaagatACGAAAAAAAATGGAATTGCTACTTTCACTTTTCATACGCAATCTTagtgtatttatattttataatgcgCTAATATTATCAATTTCATAAatgatccttttttttttcataaatgatCCTTAAAGACAAAAGAAGAAGCATATATAAAAGAAACCAACCGTTTCACTCCCGCCTTCACAGCTGTCTTTAATGATTAGCCAGCTTGACCAATGATCCTCTCACATCACTGTCACGGTATTCTAAATAACGGTCCAGTGAAAGATCCCATCCCTAACGGTCGATTCGCCACGTGGAGTAATCTCACTcggttttgtttatatatagagCTGATCGTTTACTTGCTAACCAAAACTCTCAAAGATAACAACGACACTCTCTGTTTCTCATGGCTACAGATCAAGAAAACCTACTCTCAGATGATTACCAAGAAACGGCGGCGTTTTGCGGGTGTAGGTATCTCTGTAACTTCTGgtggagaagaagaggagaCGGTGGCTGGAGCGGTAATCTGCgggaagaaaaaggagaaagtTGGTGGAGCAGGAAACTTAAGGGGCCAAAAGAGATTTCTGAGAAAATTGCGGGGCCAAAGTGGAAAAACTTTATAAGAAGTTTTAGCAAtgggaggaagaagatgaagagggaTGTGGACTTCACGTACGATCTCAAAAACTATAGTCTTAATTTTGACGACGGAGGCGGCGAAGATTCTTCACCTGAGAGGTTTATAGCTGCTCCAGCTGTTATAAAAGTttgatattttttgtattatttttttaattgatcgTGTTTGTTATAAATGTTAATACCAAACATATACAAAGaggttataaaataatttaggcGTTACTTGTTGTTCAATCGCCACTCCAAGTTAGATTATGTCTACTATTTTCTACTTGTAACCCTTTTCACACCAAACAAAGCTTTTCTACATTTGTTAGAAGATCATTCATGTAACCCTTAATTTTCTCGCGTCAGAATATATATTTAGACCGTATCGAGACTTTAATATTGGGTCTTATTGAAGATCAAGTTGGCTGATTTTGCATATTACATGTTTGAGTTCTTGTCTAACTCTTTCCATATCAAGGATCTCTCCCTCTCAGTAGGAACTAGAGAACTACACTGTTACTATTGTTTATCAGTTTATCTATTTGTCATGTTTTGTCCTATACCAAAACCATATTTTCACTGAGAGCATCGACGATCTATTTCTCCACGAAAACTATCTTTTAGCATGAAATGAAAGTTGTAAACTTAATTTTCTGTAAATCGATAGTTTGAAACTTAATTCCCTGTAGACGATGGTTTTAATTGATTTAGTCTTAACCAACCATTTATACcaatttaatcaaatattttaaaccaacttaaccaaacaaaaatccAATTTCCTAAAAAAATGATCATCTTCTTCACAGAcctttcttctccttcaccAACGCCACGGCAAAAACTGATCTTCTCACATGATTTTAAACCAAACGTTGTGGACATCATACTCCTTCTCCTCATGACTCTACACATCTTTGTTTCAATTTACAGGTGAGAGCAAACGCAGTATAAGGCAGACACTTGCAGTTTCAGCATCTATAATTACGCAGAAGATGGTTGAGCAAGGAGTGCCAGATTTCTTACTTGAAGAGGTATTGTTGTATAATATCAAAGTAGCTTTTGGCTTTACGGTTTCtattcaaacttgatgattctGTTCTTGCATGAGAAACTGACGATGCACTGATGGAGATTCTCAGAGTTAGTAACCTTTTGAGCCCACCTTAAGTCTCAGTGGAACCATCAATTAGAGTTCACAAGATAACAGAGTCAAATCACTTTCTTATAGCCGCAAACGATGGTTTATTTGATTTCTTCAGCAACCAAGGAGGCGATAGAGATGGTTCATGCCTTCATTTCTAGTAATCCTTGTGGTCATCCAGCAAAGTTTCTACTTGAACGTCTTGTAGCTAAAGCTGCTGTTCCTGTGGCAAGCTTCTTGTTTTGAATGTGTTATTTCTCAGTTATAAACTCTGCAGTTTCCATTAAAAAGAAATTGATTGTAGGCTTCACGTTAGAAGAATTTTGAATGCTCGGGCTGGTAGGTATAGATCTACGCACCTCAGGCTTCTTAGCTCGTGTGGCTTTCGATGATTACTGATGATGacgttaaatttttttgtttggtttggtcTAAGATGGctcttgaaaaaaataaaaacaattatatataaaaattgggttttagtttggtttagaTGATTTTAAAGTGTTTGGTTAAGCGTAAACCGATTAAAACCATTGCCTATGAGAAATTAAGTTTCGAACTATCGATTCGGGAAAAAATACGTTTACAATTTTTAGTTCATGGAAATATAGGACGAGTTTATAGTTTAGCGGAGATCTGATGATATATGATAGTTATCGTAAAGAAATAAAGCGCATGGCAAGGAGAAAAGAGATAGATCGATTTAAGATGTTGGGCTGTGTGTAATAATTACTGGGCTAGACCCATCTATATTGATTTCGTCCTTGGCCCATTCCTCCAATTCGCCAAACGCATGAAAGTTGAGGCTTGTGTTTATTTCTTTCCgatagtttatgttttttttccccACTAGTTGACGTTTTGATCAGTCAGTAAGAGTATAAAAACATGTTAGATTTCTTCTTATCCTTATAAACAGAGGTCTAAGTAGATACATTGTGTCAAGTTCAATACCGGTCTTAAGCACCGCAAGTTGAAAATTCGCATATAATCTTCAATATTAGTAGTTAAAATGTATATGTCATTCGAGTTTTGTGTCaaatatttactaattatttaaaaCTTCACGAAACTTAGAGCTCGGAGGTTGGTTGGGTTGTTTTGGTTCTCTATGTCACTAGTGTCGGTCCAGAAGAAAAGTAATAGAAGCTTGGTCTTCCGGCCTCAATTCGTATAAGAATTTAATTAGTCACTGAATTATAAAAGTTTCAAGTAATCCCTTCACCATTAttattaaatgacagtttttaaaaagtttaagactAATGAGCCTTATTAAAtgattcttaatttttattttgcatCCAACCCTAGTATTTTCTGGGCCGGCACTCTGTCACAACTCACAAGCTAACTGGCACCCttagacgacaaaaaaaaaaaaaaaaaaaaaaaaaaaactggcaCCCTTAACACTATAAGTTTAGTTCGTTAACTGGTTGGTCCTGTCCAAGATCAATCTGCGATGAACAAATTACTAtagatataatattatctaataaaaaaaatattcgttCATGATCAATTTGCATATATGATTtcttatatacatttatatatataatatttatatgtgtTAGATATTGACGTACATGTGCTGGTGCTGCGATGCTGCTATGGGGTGAGAGTGACAGGTGAAAATAAAATGGTAACATgaaagctgaaagaacaacagTATCTAACGATAAAGTCAAAAGTTTCTTCTTCATATTCGACCAATTAGATAGTCAACATGATTCCAGAGAAaggttcaaaagaaaaaaaacattgttcCAAAGCACACATCACATGGCCTACTCAGGCCCGGCCCAGAAAAAAATCAGGCTGGAAGCAAAATACAGTTACGGGCCTATAAATTAACAGTTAAAACACCAAAATAACCTACTTCTAATGTATATCGAACCTTCCACCTTCCTAGTGTATATTACAAACCTCTAACCAACTATGCTACTAGACATTTTGCAAAATTAAAGGCCGAAATATTAGATATTACAAACTGGGCCGGAAGCACATGCTTCCATGGCTTCTGCTCAGGGCCGCTACTGGGCCTACTAAATCCAAATTTCTCTtccataaataacaaaaatatttcttatgattttttttataaaatataaaaccctaTAGAAATTGAAACATAATACTTTGTCTTACAACTGACCAATGCATacgatttatttttgttaaaatatttttgttttcggaAGGACCCGAGATTATCATAGcaaaagctatatatatatggttataAGACAATTTTCTATAAGAAAATCAGTAGTaaaatcagttcaaaaaaaaaaatcagtagtAATtccttgagaaaaaaaaaattacaacaatAAATTATATGGAACATGCAAATCAGAGTAAATTCAAGTGTGAAGTTTAATATCAGAACGAGCCAAAGAAAACGTATGGTTTGATGTTGTTAGGCAAAGAAAGGATTTatataaatgaacaaaaagcACATGGGAAGAAGCCGAGAGATGGGTTTTGGAACATCGATAACATTTACAgtaaatttaaatgatttacCACGTCTCACAAGCATTATTAACTAATGGTTGTAAAGTGTAATCAATGTTCAAAAACGTTTAAGTGCCAAAGAACC
This genomic stretch from Brassica napus cultivar Da-Ae chromosome C9, Da-Ae, whole genome shotgun sequence harbors:
- the LOC106365903 gene encoding hydroxyproline O-arabinosyltransferase 1-like, coding for MGCGGTLFYPLLITLSVALITYNILISSNAPLKQGFPSSSSYDDPVIQLPRGGSRIRANDEKNRRLFHTAVTASDSVYNTWQCRVMYYWFKKAKASAGPGSEMGGFTRILHNGKPDKYMDEIPTFVAQPLPSGMDQGYVVLNRPWAFVQWLQQADIKEDYVLMSEPDHVIVKPIPNLAKDGFGAAFPFFYIEPKKYEKVLRKYYPEERGPVTNIDPIGNSPVILGKEALKKIAPTWMNVSLAMKKDPEADKAFGWVLEMYAYAVSSALHGVSNVLHKDFMIQPPWDKEVGDKYIIHYTYGCDYDMKGHLTYGKKGEWRFDKRSYIKSPPPKNLTMPPPGVPQSVVTLVKMVNEATANLPDWGIIER
- the LOC125593301 gene encoding protein TIC 20-II, chloroplastic, with product MASLCLSIHQTLKPSAAPRARPLSLSFPTSTISLRPSTRRLSTSTTRASYTPTPATERVISIASYALPFFNSLQYGRFLFAQYPRLGLLVEPIFPLLNLYRSVPGASFVAFFGLYLGVVRNTSFSRYVRFNAMQAVTLDVLLAVPVLLTRILDPGHGGGFGMKAMMWGHTGVFVFSFMCFVYGVVSCLVGKTPYIPLVADAAGRQL
- the BNAC09G04090D gene encoding uncharacterized protein BNAC09G04090D, which produces MATDQENLLSDDYQETAAFCGCRYLCNFWWRRRGDGGWSGNLREEKGESWWSRKLKGPKEISEKIAGPKWKNFIRSFSNGRKKMKRDVDFTYDLKNYSLNFDDGGGEDSSPERFIAAPAVIKV